A genomic region of Mus musculus strain C57BL/6J chromosome 7, GRCm38.p6 C57BL/6J contains the following coding sequences:
- the Clptm1 gene encoding cleft lip and palate transmembrane protein 1 homolog isoform X1 — MNLHVYISEHEHFTDFNATSALFWEQHDLVYGDWTSGENSDGCYEHFAELDIPQSVQQNGSIYIHVYFTKSGFHPDPRQKALYRRLATVHMSRMINKYKRRRFQKTKNLLTGETEADPEMIKRAEDYGPVEVISHWHPNITINIVDDHTPWVKGSVPPPLDQYVKFDAVSGDYYPIIYFNDYWNLQKDYYPINESLASLPLRVSFCPLSLWRWQLYAAQSTKSPWNFLGDELYEQSDEEQDSVKVALLETSPYLLALTIIVSIVHSVFEFLAFKNDIQFWNSRQSLEGLSVRSVFFGVFQSFVVLLYILDNETNFVVQVSVFIGVLIDLWKITKVMDVRLDREHRVAGIFPCPTFKDKSTYIESSTKVYDDMAFRYLSWILFPLLGCYAVYSLLYLEHKGWYSWVLSMLYGFLLTFGFITMTPQLFINYKLKSVAHLPWRMLTYKALNTFIDDLFAFVIKMPVMYRIGCLRDDVVFFIYLYQRWIYRVDPTRVNEFGMSGEDVSAAASRAQASTAAGALTPAPSTAVSGEDASTVPKATSGACTASQPQEAPPKPAEDKKKD; from the exons ATG AACCTGCACGTGTACATCTCAGAGCACGAGCACTTCACAGACTTCAACGCCACCTCGGCGCTCTTCTGGGAGCAGCATGACCTGGTGTATGGTGACTGGACCAGTGGAGAGAACTCTGATGGCTGCTACGAGCACTTTGCAGAGCTTGACATCCCACAG AGTGTACAGCAGAATGGCTCCATCTATATCCATGTCTACTTCACTAAGAGTGGCTTCCATCCAGACCCCCGGCAGAAGGCCCTGTACCGCCGGCTTGCCACTGTCCACATGTCCCGGA TGATCAACAAATACAAGCGTAGGCGATTTCAGAAAACCAAGAACCTACTGACAGGAGAGACAGAAGCTGACCCAGAAATGATCAAG AGGGCTGAGGACTATGGCCCTGTAGAAGTAATCTCGCACTGGCACCCCAACATCACCATCAACATCGTGGATGACCACACACCATGGGTGAAGGGCAGTGTGCCACCCCCACTGGACCAAT ATGTGAAGTTTGATGCCGTGAGTGGTGACTACTACCCCATCATCTATTTCAATGACTACTGGAACCTGCAGAAGGATTACTACCCCATTAATGAGAGTCTGGCCAGCCTACCACTGCGTGTCTCTTTCTGCCCGCTGTCACTATGGCGCTGGCAACTCTATGCTGCACAGAGTACCAAGTCACCCTGGAACTTCTTAGGTGACGAGCTGTATGAGCAATCGGATGAGGAGCAGGATTCAGTGAAG GTTGCTCTGCTGGAAACCAGCCCGTATCTTCTGGCACTCACCATCATCGTCTCCATTGTCCACAGTGTCTTTGAGTTCCTGGCTTTCAAAAATG ACATTCAGTTCTGGAACAGTCGTCAGTCCTTGGAGGGGCTGTCAGTGCGCTCCGTCTTCTTTGGCGTTTTCCAGTCCTTTGTGGTTCTCCTTTACATCCTGGACAATGAGACCAACTTTGTGGTACAGGTCAGCGTCTTCATTGGGGTCCTCATCGACCTCTGGAAGATTACCAAAGTCATGGACGTCCGG CTGGACCGGGAGCATAGAGTGGCAGGAATCTTCCCTTGCCCAACCTTCAAAGACAAGTCCACCTATATTGAATCTTCAACCAAAGTATATGATGAT ATGGCGTTCCGGTACCTGTCATGGATCCTCTTTCCCTTGCTGGGCTGCTATGCCGTCTACAGCCTTCTGTACCTGGAGCACAAGGGCTGGTACTCCTGGGTGCTCAGCATGCTCTACGGTTTCCTGCTGACCTTTG GCTTCATCACTATGACACCACAGCTCTTCATCAACTATAAGCTCAAGTCTGTGGCCCATTTGCCCTGGCGGATGCTCACCTACAAGGCCCTCAACACTTTCATTGATGACTTATTTGCCTTTGTCATCAAGATGCCTGTCATGTACCGGATCGGCTGCCTGCGGGATG atgtggttttcttcatctacCTCTACCAACGGTGGATCTACCGCGTCGACCCCACCCGTGTGAACGAGTTCGGTATGAGTGGAGAGGATGTCTCAGCAGCGGCATCCAGGGCCCAGGCATCCACTGCAGCAGGGGCTCTCACACCTGCACCCAGCACAGCTGTCAGCGGAGAGGATGCCTCCACAGTCCCAAAGGCCACTTCTGGGGCCTGCACTGCCAGCCAGCCCCAGGAAGCCCCTCCAAAGCCAGCAGAGGACAAGAAAAAGGATTAG
- the Clptm1 gene encoding cleft lip and palate transmembrane protein 1 homolog yields MAAAQEADGAGSAVVAAGGGSSGQVTSNGSIGRDTPAETQPQNPPPQPAPNAWQVIKGVLFRIFIIWAISSWFRRGPSPQDQSGPGGAPRVASRNLFPKDTLMNLHVYISEHEHFTDFNATSALFWEQHDLVYGDWTSGENSDGCYEHFAELDIPQSVQQNGSIYIHVYFTKSGFHPDPRQKALYRRLATVHMSRMINKYKRRRFQKTKNLLTGETEADPEMIKRAEDYGPVEVISHWHPNITINIVDDHTPWVKGSVPPPLDQYVKFDAVSGDYYPIIYFNDYWNLQKDYYPINESLASLPLRVSFCPLSLWRWQLYAAQSTKSPWNFLGDELYEQSDEEQDSVKVALLETSPYLLALTIIVSIVHSVFEFLAFKNDIQFWNSRQSLEGLSVRSVFFGVFQSFVVLLYILDNETNFVVQVSVFIGVLIDLWKITKVMDVRLDREHRVAGIFPCPTFKDKSTYIESSTKVYDDMAFRYLSWILFPLLGCYAVYSLLYLEHKGWYSWVLSMLYGFLLTFGFITMTPQLFINYKLKSVAHLPWRMLTYKALNTFIDDLFAFVIKMPVMYRIGCLRDDVVFFIYLYQRWIYRVDPTRVNEFGMSGEDVSAAASRAQASTAAGALTPAPSTAVSGEDASTVPKATSGACTASQPQEAPPKPAEDKKKD; encoded by the exons GATCTTCATCATCTGGGCCATCAGCAGCTGGTTCCGCCGAGGGCCGTCCCCTCAGGACCAGTCAGGCCCTGGAGGGGCCCCACGTGTCGCCAGCCGAAACCTATTCCCCAAAGACACTCTAATG AACCTGCACGTGTACATCTCAGAGCACGAGCACTTCACAGACTTCAACGCCACCTCGGCGCTCTTCTGGGAGCAGCATGACCTGGTGTATGGTGACTGGACCAGTGGAGAGAACTCTGATGGCTGCTACGAGCACTTTGCAGAGCTTGACATCCCACAG AGTGTACAGCAGAATGGCTCCATCTATATCCATGTCTACTTCACTAAGAGTGGCTTCCATCCAGACCCCCGGCAGAAGGCCCTGTACCGCCGGCTTGCCACTGTCCACATGTCCCGGA TGATCAACAAATACAAGCGTAGGCGATTTCAGAAAACCAAGAACCTACTGACAGGAGAGACAGAAGCTGACCCAGAAATGATCAAG AGGGCTGAGGACTATGGCCCTGTAGAAGTAATCTCGCACTGGCACCCCAACATCACCATCAACATCGTGGATGACCACACACCATGGGTGAAGGGCAGTGTGCCACCCCCACTGGACCAAT ATGTGAAGTTTGATGCCGTGAGTGGTGACTACTACCCCATCATCTATTTCAATGACTACTGGAACCTGCAGAAGGATTACTACCCCATTAATGAGAGTCTGGCCAGCCTACCACTGCGTGTCTCTTTCTGCCCGCTGTCACTATGGCGCTGGCAACTCTATGCTGCACAGAGTACCAAGTCACCCTGGAACTTCTTAGGTGACGAGCTGTATGAGCAATCGGATGAGGAGCAGGATTCAGTGAAG GTTGCTCTGCTGGAAACCAGCCCGTATCTTCTGGCACTCACCATCATCGTCTCCATTGTCCACAGTGTCTTTGAGTTCCTGGCTTTCAAAAATG ACATTCAGTTCTGGAACAGTCGTCAGTCCTTGGAGGGGCTGTCAGTGCGCTCCGTCTTCTTTGGCGTTTTCCAGTCCTTTGTGGTTCTCCTTTACATCCTGGACAATGAGACCAACTTTGTGGTACAGGTCAGCGTCTTCATTGGGGTCCTCATCGACCTCTGGAAGATTACCAAAGTCATGGACGTCCGG CTGGACCGGGAGCATAGAGTGGCAGGAATCTTCCCTTGCCCAACCTTCAAAGACAAGTCCACCTATATTGAATCTTCAACCAAAGTATATGATGAT ATGGCGTTCCGGTACCTGTCATGGATCCTCTTTCCCTTGCTGGGCTGCTATGCCGTCTACAGCCTTCTGTACCTGGAGCACAAGGGCTGGTACTCCTGGGTGCTCAGCATGCTCTACGGTTTCCTGCTGACCTTTG GCTTCATCACTATGACACCACAGCTCTTCATCAACTATAAGCTCAAGTCTGTGGCCCATTTGCCCTGGCGGATGCTCACCTACAAGGCCCTCAACACTTTCATTGATGACTTATTTGCCTTTGTCATCAAGATGCCTGTCATGTACCGGATCGGCTGCCTGCGGGATG atgtggttttcttcatctacCTCTACCAACGGTGGATCTACCGCGTCGACCCCACCCGTGTGAACGAGTTCGGTATGAGTGGAGAGGATGTCTCAGCAGCGGCATCCAGGGCCCAGGCATCCACTGCAGCAGGGGCTCTCACACCTGCACCCAGCACAGCTGTCAGCGGAGAGGATGCCTCCACAGTCCCAAAGGCCACTTCTGGGGCCTGCACTGCCAGCCAGCCCCAGGAAGCCCCTCCAAAGCCAGCAGAGGACAAGAAAAAGGATTAG